In one Candidatus Planktophila versatilis genomic region, the following are encoded:
- the radA gene encoding DNA repair protein RadA — protein MAKVEKDPFRCFECGWSSQKWVGRCGECQAWGTVEELAAPKKLSLVAGSVTNKATAIGDVDLSAAHARPTGVSELDRVLGGGLVPGAAILLAGEPGVGKSTLLLSVAAQSAAKGIPALYISGEESASQVRLRAERIKAIDPQLFLASETDLGAVIAHIDAVKPELLIIDSVQTIGSSTADGSPGGVTQVREVAGALIRICKDRDITLLLVGHVTKDGSIAGPRLLEHIVDVVLQFEGERHSRLRLIRAIKNRFGASDEVGCFDLSDTGIESVLDPTGLFTSRHTEPVPGTCVTVTLEGRRPLLAEIQALVSAGRENDFGNARRVTSGLDAARTSMTLAVLELRAHVRVGGRDVYAATVGGMKMSEPAADLALALAVASAAKGLALPADLVAIGEVGLAGEIRKVSGVSRRLAEAYRLGFKRALVPAGSDVKIDGMEIVEVSRLDQALARVKITGD, from the coding sequence ATGGCCAAAGTTGAGAAGGACCCATTTCGCTGTTTTGAATGCGGCTGGAGTTCACAGAAGTGGGTTGGTCGCTGCGGAGAATGCCAGGCGTGGGGCACAGTTGAAGAACTTGCCGCGCCAAAGAAGCTCTCACTCGTTGCAGGTTCGGTAACAAATAAAGCAACAGCTATCGGCGATGTCGACCTATCTGCGGCGCACGCTAGACCAACCGGTGTATCAGAGTTAGATCGAGTGCTCGGCGGCGGACTTGTACCGGGTGCGGCCATATTGCTCGCTGGTGAACCCGGCGTTGGTAAATCAACTCTCCTGCTTTCCGTAGCCGCCCAAAGTGCGGCAAAAGGAATTCCGGCGCTCTATATCTCAGGTGAAGAATCCGCATCTCAAGTTCGCTTACGTGCAGAGCGCATCAAAGCGATTGACCCACAATTATTTCTGGCGTCCGAAACAGATTTAGGTGCCGTCATTGCACATATCGATGCAGTCAAGCCTGAATTACTTATCATCGACTCGGTTCAAACAATCGGTTCATCAACTGCTGATGGCTCACCAGGTGGAGTAACACAGGTGCGAGAAGTAGCAGGGGCGCTCATTCGCATCTGCAAAGATCGCGATATCACTCTGCTCTTAGTCGGCCACGTGACAAAAGATGGTTCTATTGCTGGTCCACGCTTGCTGGAACATATCGTCGATGTCGTTCTTCAATTCGAAGGCGAGCGTCATTCACGACTTCGCCTTATTCGTGCAATTAAGAATCGTTTTGGCGCTAGCGATGAAGTTGGTTGTTTTGATCTCAGTGATACCGGAATAGAGAGCGTGCTAGACCCCACGGGGCTATTTACATCTCGTCACACCGAACCAGTTCCTGGAACGTGTGTCACTGTAACCCTTGAGGGTCGTCGCCCACTTCTGGCCGAGATTCAAGCACTAGTAAGTGCTGGGCGTGAGAATGATTTTGGAAATGCACGGCGGGTAACAAGTGGACTCGATGCAGCGCGCACCTCAATGACACTTGCAGTTCTGGAGTTACGTGCCCACGTTCGAGTAGGTGGGCGCGATGTCTATGCGGCAACTGTCGGTGGCATGAAGATGTCCGAACCTGCCGCCGATTTAGCTCTCGCACTTGCAGTTGCATCTGCTGCTAAGGGCTTAGCACTGCCCGCTGATCTGGTTGCTATTGGCGAAGTGGGGTTGGCAGGTGAGATTCGTAAAGTAAGCGGTGTTTCTCGCAGATTAGCTGAGGCATATCGCTTAGGTTTCAAACGCGCTTTAGTTCCAGCTGGCTCTGATGTGAAGATTGATGGAATGGAGATTGTCGAAGTTTCTCGTCTTGATCAAGCGCTGGCGCGCGTAAAAATCACTGGTGATTAA
- a CDS encoding fibronectin type III domain-containing protein, protein MKRTAASALTIFTLGLSLLSPVQSYALNNFKVAPSTSWGYIYAGPSLAKAQTRSPKIAYLEQKSKFVVNYKNFPEWARKDLQAAVDIWGANFKSSVPINIEATWNRVAADGVLGSARPGNFYSGFDGAPDPSLWYPSALANALAGKDLDSDNPEMVIQVNSTADWNTRNDGTPRVNEYDLQSVFLHEMGHGLGFLSTDSYDNFFGYGTIEQPTPYDAYAQLPDGRRLADLPSPSLELGKALTSTLVWSGALGIAANGGVKPLLYTPARYEEGSSVSHLDEETYSKSELNRIMTPNLDAGEVFREPGPLLLAMMEDMRRKPPVGVAVGIPQAVRNAAALISDGAVIVTFDPPANARSAQITSYSVRNLKTDQVISGMSSPITFTGLKNGTSYPFSIVASNSNGTSDAVITAPVAPTAAWKRFVIDDSSDATNVTSINFNRKPTLLYTDSNSGRLKIATWEGKSWRKLTIDGAGGSTPRTKHPITSPISTCVNGSGTSQTLHIFYSEKVDRDLRYARYDGKSFTYEIIDGNGTAVNDYKDPIRVRTASDVSVSSACVATAAGIQVFYRDESQGILLGASKLKSATKWSYELVDGDRKIDGRSTGDVAFHLKAIFDGKKTFVVYDSVLTINQRKEATSGEVRVASRDTLSTVPWSYYNLDASGSFTPMTGYDISIAKNLSGISASWMIASPATMPSPNRIRWSTLASTPEQNVVTPENFGAPSKFLNTDGNATAFNCAQRLCVLDHSKSTPTIKLVATEENSAGISSAWVVVNGVRYLVAGYKGQLSMFRP, encoded by the coding sequence ATGAAACGCACAGCAGCCAGCGCTCTCACAATCTTCACTCTCGGACTTTCCCTCCTCTCTCCAGTTCAGTCTTATGCCCTTAATAATTTCAAGGTCGCACCATCTACTTCGTGGGGATACATCTACGCTGGTCCCTCACTTGCTAAGGCGCAGACTCGTTCGCCAAAGATTGCGTATTTAGAACAGAAATCAAAGTTTGTCGTTAACTATAAGAATTTTCCAGAATGGGCGAGGAAGGATTTACAAGCAGCAGTAGATATATGGGGGGCTAATTTTAAGTCGAGTGTTCCAATTAATATCGAGGCAACCTGGAATCGTGTTGCAGCAGATGGGGTTCTGGGTAGCGCGCGACCAGGAAATTTCTATTCCGGCTTTGATGGTGCACCTGATCCCAGTCTTTGGTATCCATCGGCTCTTGCAAATGCACTAGCTGGCAAAGATTTAGATTCTGATAATCCAGAGATGGTTATCCAGGTTAATTCAACTGCAGATTGGAATACTCGAAACGATGGCACTCCGCGTGTTAATGAATACGATCTCCAATCTGTCTTCTTGCACGAAATGGGACATGGCCTAGGTTTTCTCTCAACTGATTCATACGACAATTTTTTTGGGTATGGAACTATTGAACAACCCACGCCATATGATGCATATGCACAGTTACCAGATGGTCGAAGACTTGCCGACCTTCCTTCGCCATCACTTGAACTCGGCAAAGCTCTGACATCAACTCTTGTGTGGTCTGGCGCCCTTGGAATAGCAGCCAACGGCGGTGTGAAACCACTTCTTTATACACCTGCGCGATATGAAGAAGGATCTTCTGTTAGCCATTTAGATGAAGAGACTTATTCAAAATCTGAACTCAATCGCATCATGACGCCTAATCTTGATGCGGGTGAAGTCTTCCGCGAACCAGGCCCGCTTTTACTTGCCATGATGGAAGATATGCGTCGCAAGCCTCCAGTGGGTGTGGCTGTTGGAATTCCGCAAGCTGTAAGAAATGCAGCAGCGCTGATCTCTGATGGCGCTGTCATTGTTACCTTCGACCCACCAGCGAATGCCCGATCCGCGCAAATTACTAGCTACTCGGTCCGTAACCTCAAAACAGATCAAGTGATAAGTGGAATGTCATCGCCTATAACCTTTACTGGCCTTAAGAATGGCACCAGTTATCCCTTCAGCATTGTGGCTTCAAATTCCAATGGAACTTCTGATGCCGTGATTACCGCACCAGTTGCCCCGACCGCAGCATGGAAGCGATTTGTGATCGATGATTCATCTGATGCTACAAATGTGACCAGCATTAACTTCAATAGAAAGCCAACTCTGCTCTATACCGATTCCAATAGTGGGCGTCTAAAGATTGCTACTTGGGAAGGTAAGAGTTGGAGGAAGCTTACAATTGATGGCGCAGGCGGAAGCACTCCGCGCACTAAGCACCCAATCACCAGCCCAATCTCCACATGTGTGAACGGATCAGGAACGAGTCAAACTCTGCATATCTTCTACTCCGAAAAGGTAGATCGAGATCTGCGCTATGCACGTTATGACGGCAAGTCATTTACCTATGAAATCATCGATGGAAATGGCACTGCCGTAAATGACTACAAAGATCCAATTCGTGTGCGCACTGCAAGTGATGTCAGTGTTTCAAGCGCCTGTGTTGCAACAGCAGCCGGAATTCAAGTCTTCTATCGTGATGAGAGCCAAGGCATTCTCCTAGGTGCATCAAAGCTTAAGAGTGCAACAAAGTGGAGCTATGAGTTAGTCGATGGTGATCGTAAGATTGATGGCCGCAGCACAGGCGATGTGGCATTTCACCTCAAAGCTATCTTTGATGGCAAGAAGACCTTTGTTGTTTATGACTCTGTTCTCACAATTAATCAGCGCAAAGAAGCAACATCAGGTGAAGTGCGGGTTGCATCACGCGACACACTATCCACTGTGCCTTGGAGTTATTACAACCTCGATGCTTCCGGGTCCTTTACTCCGATGACTGGCTACGATATTTCTATTGCAAAGAATCTTTCGGGAATCAGTGCTAGTTGGATGATTGCAAGTCCGGCAACGATGCCGAGCCCTAATCGAATTCGTTGGAGCACACTAGCGAGCACTCCTGAACAAAATGTGGTTACCCCTGAAAACTTTGGTGCCCCAAGTAAATTCCTTAATACAGATGGCAATGCAACGGCCTTTAATTGTGCTCAGAGGTTATGTGTTCTAGATCATTCAAAGAGCACACCAACCATTAAGTTAGTTGCTACCGAGGAAAACTCAGCTGGAATTTCCTCAGCCTGGGTTGTCGTAAATGGAGTTCGATATTTAGTTGCCGGCTATAAAGGCCAACTTTCAATGTTTCGTCCCTAG
- the proC gene encoding pyrroline-5-carboxylate reductase, whose protein sequence is MANYKGISRVGIIGAGTMGEAFIAALIRSGLQPSAIAIVVRRQERGQELAKKYGVTVVGLAETISSSDVLLLGIKPQGLSELLPEIAPHLRPQTLVISLLAGKTIAAISEGLSGHTAIARVMPNTPTLLGKGMAGYSLATGVTEDQKKFVDQLLTATGKSLLIPEELQNALTGTSGSGPAYFFRFVEAMIDGAIALGLSREDATTLTVQTIVGSAAMLEESGDSPTVLREKVTSLKGATAEALGVFNEAGISKIVADAMAASAKRAAELAQ, encoded by the coding sequence ATGGCTAATTACAAAGGCATCTCCAGAGTTGGCATCATCGGTGCCGGAACTATGGGAGAAGCATTTATTGCAGCCCTTATTCGATCTGGATTACAACCCTCTGCAATTGCCATTGTTGTACGCAGACAAGAACGCGGCCAAGAGCTGGCAAAGAAGTACGGTGTCACAGTTGTTGGCTTAGCTGAAACCATCTCTTCATCTGATGTTCTGCTTCTAGGAATAAAGCCCCAGGGTCTCTCAGAGTTATTGCCTGAAATTGCGCCACATCTGCGTCCCCAAACTCTGGTGATTTCCCTCCTTGCTGGTAAAACCATCGCCGCAATCTCAGAAGGTCTAAGTGGCCATACAGCTATCGCCCGTGTGATGCCAAACACCCCAACCCTTCTGGGCAAAGGGATGGCTGGTTACTCACTAGCTACCGGCGTCACTGAAGATCAGAAGAAGTTTGTTGATCAATTACTGACCGCAACTGGCAAATCACTTCTTATTCCAGAAGAGTTACAAAATGCGCTCACCGGAACAAGTGGCTCAGGACCTGCATACTTCTTCCGTTTTGTGGAAGCGATGATTGATGGCGCTATCGCATTGGGTCTCTCCCGTGAAGATGCAACAACACTTACGGTGCAAACAATCGTTGGGTCTGCGGCCATGTTAGAAGAATCAGGTGATAGCCCAACAGTTCTTCGTGAGAAAGTTACCAGCCTGAAAGGTGCAACTGCCGAAGCACTTGGCGTCTTTAATGAGGCAGGAATTTCGAAGATTGTTGCAGATGCGATGGCTGCATCTGCAAAACGTGCAGCAGAGTTAGCGCAGTAA
- a CDS encoding glutaredoxin family protein has translation MVTVTVYSRQGCHLCEIAEKTLEDLRKELVFTLERLYIDGNAELEKLYGTEVPVIHINGEHHDFYKVDPVRFRTCLEKYRQHQ, from the coding sequence ATGGTCACAGTCACGGTTTATTCACGCCAAGGCTGTCATCTCTGTGAAATCGCTGAGAAAACACTTGAAGATTTGCGAAAAGAGTTAGTTTTTACTTTGGAAAGACTTTATATCGATGGTAACGCCGAGCTTGAAAAACTATACGGAACAGAAGTTCCAGTCATTCATATCAATGGCGAACACCACGATTTTTACAAAGTAGATCCGGTGAGATTTAGAACTTGCCTTGAAAAATATCGTCAGCATCAATAA
- a CDS encoding DNA repair helicase XPB — translation MSDGPLIVQSDKTLLLDVDHILSTECRRAIAPFAELERSPEHIHTYRLTNLGLWNARAAGHDAELVIDTLIKYSRYAVPHSLLVDVAETMSRYGRLRLEADPVHGLILATTDVGVLEEVIRAKKIAPLLGIRIDNETIAVHPSQRGQIKQSLLRLGWPAEDFAGYVDGQAHEIALRQDGWKIRQYQEHAAEGFWHGGSGVVVLPCGAGKTIVGAAAMAHAKATTLILVTNTIAARQWRSELLKRTTLNDDEIGEYSGSKKEIRPVTIATYQVMTKKKNGVYAHLDLFDTHDWGLIIYDEVHLLPAPIFRFTADIQSRRRLGLTATLVREDGMEGEVFSLIGPKRFDVPWKEIEAQGYIAPAECIEVRVNLTEAERLAYATAEPEERYRYCATTRTKRNVVEEIVAHHANEQILVIGQYLDQLDDLSETLGVPVIKGETPQKERERLFAAFRTGEITCLVVSKVANFSIDLPEATIAIQVSGAFGSRQEEAQRLGRILRPKADGRGAMFYSVVSRDTIDQDFAQNRQRFLAEQGYSYRIIDADDIFQGKF, via the coding sequence ATGAGCGATGGCCCATTAATCGTTCAAAGCGATAAAACACTTCTTCTTGATGTTGACCACATACTTTCTACTGAGTGCAGACGCGCAATTGCACCCTTTGCAGAGCTAGAGCGCTCCCCTGAACATATTCACACCTACCGCTTAACCAATCTTGGACTCTGGAATGCACGCGCTGCCGGACACGATGCAGAGCTGGTAATTGATACTCTGATTAAGTATTCGCGCTATGCAGTTCCTCATTCACTACTTGTTGATGTTGCCGAAACGATGTCTCGATATGGTCGCCTGCGACTAGAAGCTGACCCCGTTCATGGACTTATCCTTGCCACCACTGACGTTGGAGTGCTGGAAGAAGTAATCCGTGCGAAGAAGATAGCTCCGCTACTTGGTATAAGAATTGATAATGAAACAATTGCAGTGCACCCCAGCCAACGCGGTCAGATTAAGCAATCACTTCTTCGCCTTGGCTGGCCAGCAGAAGATTTTGCAGGTTATGTCGATGGCCAAGCTCATGAGATTGCGCTCAGGCAAGATGGCTGGAAGATTCGCCAATACCAAGAGCATGCCGCTGAAGGATTTTGGCATGGCGGTTCAGGTGTTGTAGTTCTTCCGTGTGGAGCTGGAAAGACAATTGTGGGCGCTGCCGCAATGGCGCATGCGAAAGCTACGACTCTCATTCTTGTCACCAACACCATTGCCGCCCGTCAGTGGCGCTCTGAATTACTTAAGCGCACAACCCTTAATGATGACGAGATCGGTGAATACTCTGGCTCAAAGAAAGAGATTCGCCCAGTAACAATTGCCACATACCAAGTGATGACAAAGAAGAAGAACGGTGTCTATGCCCACCTTGACCTCTTTGATACTCACGACTGGGGGCTGATCATCTATGACGAAGTACATCTATTGCCTGCGCCAATCTTTCGTTTCACAGCCGATATTCAATCGCGCAGACGGTTAGGCCTGACTGCAACTCTTGTCCGGGAAGATGGCATGGAGGGTGAAGTCTTCTCACTCATCGGTCCTAAGCGTTTTGATGTTCCTTGGAAAGAGATTGAAGCGCAGGGATATATCGCACCAGCTGAATGTATTGAGGTGCGAGTAAATCTCACCGAAGCCGAGCGCCTTGCCTATGCAACTGCTGAGCCAGAAGAACGTTACCGATATTGCGCAACTACTCGAACCAAGCGAAATGTTGTCGAAGAGATTGTGGCTCACCATGCCAATGAGCAGATTCTTGTTATTGGTCAGTATCTAGATCAACTCGATGATTTATCAGAAACTCTTGGAGTTCCGGTGATTAAAGGTGAGACGCCGCAGAAAGAACGGGAACGTTTATTTGCGGCATTTCGCACCGGTGAAATTACCTGTCTTGTTGTCTCAAAGGTTGCAAACTTTTCTATTGATCTACCAGAGGCAACAATTGCTATTCAGGTTTCCGGAGCCTTCGGCTCTCGCCAAGAGGAAGCACAACGTTTAGGGCGAATTTTGCGACCTAAGGCAGATGGTCGTGGGGCAATGTTTTATTCAGTGGTTTCACGAGACACTATTGATCAAGACTTTGCGCAAAACCGCCAACGTTTCTTAGCCGAGCAAGGTTATTCATACCGAATTATTGATGCTGACGATATTTTTCAAGGCAAGTTCTAA
- a CDS encoding M20/M25/M40 family metallo-hydrolase encodes MTSEKVAQYGRLEPMLAALEALVRCESPSDDLGACRSVVTLASDIATRVLGVPAQIKEIEGRPVFWWGAESPDVVILAHLDTVWPIGSYQPIWEIKGDVLRGPGTFDMKAGFIQALYALKGIEGSVALIATTDEETGSHCSKALIKEVSSKAKAVLVLEASLDGKVKTGRKGTAMYQIAVHGLASHAGLEPEKGVNSTTEIAHIILKLSALENTEHGTTVVPTLLSSGNTTNTVPDLATLDIDARSFSQSELERIDREIRTLVAENPNARIEVTGGLNRPPLQPTSTKALYERAEKVAAAMGMPALGSAEVGGASDGNFAAAAGAQVLDGLGAVGGGAHAPHEWVSISSMQPRSDFLHAFIKDLLS; translated from the coding sequence ATGACAAGCGAGAAGGTGGCCCAATACGGCAGACTTGAGCCTATGTTGGCCGCCCTAGAAGCACTTGTTCGCTGTGAATCACCCAGCGATGATCTCGGTGCATGTCGGTCGGTTGTCACACTTGCAAGTGATATTGCCACACGCGTACTCGGTGTTCCGGCACAGATAAAAGAGATTGAAGGCCGTCCTGTTTTTTGGTGGGGCGCTGAATCTCCTGATGTAGTCATTCTTGCTCACCTCGACACCGTCTGGCCGATTGGTTCCTATCAACCTATCTGGGAAATCAAGGGCGATGTTCTACGCGGGCCTGGCACATTTGATATGAAGGCCGGATTTATTCAAGCACTCTATGCACTGAAAGGTATTGAAGGCTCGGTTGCCCTCATTGCAACTACCGATGAAGAGACCGGAAGTCATTGCTCAAAAGCTTTGATTAAAGAAGTCTCATCAAAGGCGAAGGCAGTTCTAGTCCTTGAAGCATCACTTGATGGAAAGGTGAAGACAGGTCGGAAAGGTACTGCGATGTATCAGATTGCAGTGCACGGTCTGGCATCTCATGCTGGCCTCGAACCTGAAAAGGGAGTCAACTCCACTACTGAGATTGCCCACATTATTCTTAAGCTTTCCGCTCTGGAAAATACTGAGCACGGAACGACTGTTGTGCCAACCCTGCTCAGCTCAGGAAATACAACCAATACCGTTCCTGATTTAGCGACACTTGATATTGATGCCCGCTCATTTTCACAATCAGAACTGGAAAGAATTGATCGTGAGATTCGCACGCTCGTTGCCGAAAATCCCAACGCTCGGATTGAAGTTACTGGCGGACTTAATCGTCCCCCACTACAACCCACTTCTACCAAAGCACTCTATGAGCGAGCCGAGAAAGTTGCGGCAGCAATGGGAATGCCTGCCTTAGGTTCGGCAGAAGTAGGTGGGGCTAGCGATGGAAACTTTGCCGCAGCAGCTGGTGCGCAAGTTCTAGATGGACTTGGTGCCGTCGGTGGCGGTGCCCATGCACCGCATGAATGGGTCAGTATTTCCTCCATGCAACCTCGCAGTGATTTCCTGCATGCCTTTATTAAGGATTTACTCTCATGA
- a CDS encoding A/G-specific adenine glycosylase — protein sequence MYEKEIISWFKSNKRDLPWRKTDAWGVLVSEFMLQQTPVTRVLPVYTEWIKRWPTAASLAKATPAEVITAWGRLGYPRRALRLHECAKVITSQYKGRIPREEAELRALPGIGDYTAAAMVAFAFNERSLVLDINIRRLFARLYDGVETPKPSATRAEKSRYEELIPKNEAHVWAAATMELGALICTSQTPKCGICPVAKDCTWRSLDYPKSDIVKRRQTWHGTDRQCRGAIVQALRENQVLKKSEIAQLWDVPSQLEKALLTLLDDGLIEARGKSSYSLPRN from the coding sequence ATGTACGAGAAAGAAATCATCTCTTGGTTTAAGAGCAATAAGCGTGATCTTCCGTGGCGAAAGACAGATGCCTGGGGCGTTCTAGTTTCTGAATTTATGTTGCAACAAACTCCCGTTACTCGCGTACTTCCTGTCTATACCGAATGGATTAAGCGCTGGCCCACTGCCGCATCCCTTGCTAAGGCCACACCTGCAGAAGTCATTACTGCCTGGGGACGACTTGGCTATCCGCGTCGGGCTCTGCGCTTGCATGAATGCGCGAAAGTAATTACAAGTCAATACAAAGGACGTATTCCCCGTGAGGAGGCAGAGCTACGCGCACTGCCCGGAATCGGTGATTACACCGCCGCTGCCATGGTTGCCTTCGCATTTAACGAACGCTCACTTGTTCTTGATATCAATATCCGCAGACTCTTTGCCAGGCTTTATGACGGAGTAGAAACTCCAAAACCATCTGCAACCAGGGCTGAGAAATCTCGCTATGAAGAGTTGATCCCAAAGAACGAGGCGCACGTGTGGGCGGCGGCAACGATGGAGCTAGGCGCTCTTATCTGCACATCGCAGACTCCGAAGTGTGGAATCTGTCCGGTGGCAAAGGATTGCACCTGGCGAAGTTTGGATTACCCAAAATCAGATATCGTTAAAAGGCGACAAACATGGCATGGCACAGATAGACAGTGCCGAGGCGCAATTGTTCAAGCACTGCGCGAAAACCAAGTCTTAAAAAAGAGCGAGATTGCGCAGTTGTGGGATGTGCCCTCGCAATTAGAGAAGGCGCTTCTTACGCTATTAGATGATGGCTTGATTGAAGCACGTGGAAAGAGTAGTTACTCACTTCCCCGCAATTAA